AAAATAGACTATTTATAGAATAAAAGCTTTATAAATCAATAGATTTTATCATATTGAAATAATAGAAAATATTAGAATTTAAGGAGACTTTATGGCGAATTTCGGAAAGGGGAAAGTGCTCACAGGAAAAAACCTGAAGGAATCACAAAAAAGAAGAGAAGCAAAGGGAGACAGGAGACCTGCCAAAAACAGACAGTTTACAGATGAATTATTCACTTATAAGCGTGGTTCTGTCTATAGAGGTAAGCAATATTGGATATTTGAAAATGATATTACCGCTTTTGATGTAAGTATATCAGAAGAAAGCTTTAAGAAACATACAGGTAAACTAAAAGCCAAAGAGATAAAAATCACAGCTAAGAGTAACGAAAAAGGGAGCCTTAGCTCAATCAAAAGCATTGAAATCATAAAAGAAAAATGATATTTGAAATAAAGAAAAAATGTGGTATAATAAGTTTGAAAACAATCTGAAATTGATTAAAGCAATTAAACTAAATAATTGCACGGTGAAAAAAAGCTGGACTATGGTCTGGCTTTTTTTATATAATAATTTAGGCTCTCACCGGGGCCTAATTAATTTCAGATTGGAGGAATGTTATGAGCAGACTCCTTGTCGTGATTATATTATTTATAATCATTACTAAAGTTGTGCAATAATACATTCCTCGCCCGCAAGGGCAATGATTGAAAGGAGGTCTAAAGAATGAGTTTTTTAGATAAAGAATTTAATAATTTTGATGGTAATTACTTAAAATTATTAGATTATATTTCTGAAATTGATGTCAGAATTTCAAAACTTGAAAATAGTAAGAGCAGAGAAAACCTTCAAAATGAGTTAACAAATCTCCTTATGAAAATTTATGTAATTTCTTCACATAAAATAATTCCAGAAAGAGATTACACAGAGTTAAGGTTTGGATTTAAAGTATTAGGAAAAAGGCTATTAGTTGAAGAAAACAATTTAACCTTTTCTGATATTTGTGAAGAAATTAAAGAATCGTATAATGTGAAAAATAACTTTATAAAAGACTATTTATAGCGATTTTATTGAGGTTAAACAGGTTTGATTGACCTGTTTTTTTATTTTTGAAAGTAGACTATTAATATTATCTATGGTATAACTGATTATAAATCTTTTGATGAAAGGGCCTTATAATTATGAAGCTGACCATTAAGGAATATATGGAAAAATATGGTGTAAAATCAAAACAGACTGTATACAATAAAATAAAATCTGGGGAAATAAAAAAGATTAAAGAAGGGACTAGAATATTTATTCTAGTGAAAGACAATAAACAAAATATAGACCAGGAAACAAATTCCGATATTCAAGAATTATTGAAAGGTATAAAGCAAGATAAGGAACAGTCAGAAGCTTATATCAAAGAATTAAAAGGGCAAATAAAAGATTTGAAGGCTGATAAGGATAACCTTAACGAAAGGCTTAGGGAAGCCAATATTTTAAATCTGAACAATGTTGAAGCTATCAAAAGCTTAACCAAAACATTGGAATTAAAAAATGAAACTGCAAAAGAATTAACACAATCTAAAAGATCATGGATAAGCAAACTTTTTAAAAGCAATAATGATGAAACTGAAGATTAGCCAAGTGCAAGGGACAGAAAGAGAGAAAATATGCCTATAAAATTTAAAAGACAAACTTCTAATTATAACCCTAAAGAGCATCCTGTAAAAGAAGGGACAAAAGATTTTGATTATGCTGTTCAAAATGGAATGAGCAAAGGACAAGCTAAAGGACAAAAGAACAACCTTGAAGTTAATAAAAATGACTTATACTATCGACAATTTTTAAACAGTAGAAATATAAAAGAATTTTCTTTTAAGGGCATTAGCTTAGGAATAACAAGAGAAGTTGCTTCTCATATTGCGAACCCATTACAGTTAGGTATAGACCTATTAGTGTTGGTTTTTATATTTTTTTTATACAAAAGAATTAAAAAGAAAAATAAAGCCCGTACATAAAGGTACTACCTTAGAAATCCAAAAACATACAGAAAATTTATAACAATATATCATCAGGGACGGCTAATTTTTCAGCCGTCCTTTTCAATTAACACCCATTTAGTTGAATTTTTACCGCTCAGTTTGAAATACACTGGTTATCAGAACGCAAAAATGCGTTTAGATATTTTAAGACGATTTTTTCGATTCATATCGTTTTGAATCTACAAGATCTAATTCATTGGATAAATTAAGACCATTAAACTAAAAATAGTTGATAATACCTTAGTGTGGTAAAAATCAACTATTTTTAGAATATTTATTCCTTAACGTGGGATTTCCGCGTTTTGTTGGCGGGAGCCCATTCAGAAAAGTAAAATATTACGTTTCTTAAATTTATTGGCATAATTACATGATATTATCGGACGTTATGAATGTTGTCGAGTTCCCCCCCTCATATCGATTTATTACTCAAACACTATCAAACTTTTTTCAAACAATTTACCCTACTAAAAATTTAGTACATTGATTTATAGGCTTTAAATAGCAACGTAGGTACACCTACACTAAAATATATTCTAATTTAAAACTTCTCCTCAAATTTGAGGACACCTAAAAATTAAGGAGTCCTATTTTTACTGGAATAAAATACTTTTTAGGCCCTTTTCGTGGTTATATTGACAAAAAGTATATTCAAAGTACTATAAATACTAATTCCATTTTTTAAAAAATAGTCTGGAAAGAATTCCAAAATTTTAGACCTTTTTTTCCATTTTTATACTTATCTAAAAATACAATAAAACCCTTTATTTAAATGAGTTATATTATATTTTCGTTCTAAATGGTCTACATGATTTAGTCAACGTAATACAGAATTATATTGACAATATAAAAAGTATGTGATACAATAATAATATAAAGGGTTAGATAGTATTATTTTTCAACTAATTCTTTTTTCGAAAAATGGCGTTTTTAGGGCAAAAAATCGTATTCAAAGACTTGATAATATTGACTTTAAAATACTTTAGAAATACTTTTTTGAGCCTTTTATGGAAAATCTTATATATTTTGACCTCATTTTTTGAAAATTTTGGAAAAAGGGGAGTGAAATTTTTATGACAGAATTACAAGAATTCAAACAGGAACTTATCCATAACGAACTTTCACAAGCAACCATATCAAGATACATGACTGATCTAAATCAGTTCATTGATAAAACAGGTATAAGTTCCAAAGAAGATATAAATAAGGCTAAGTTGCTAGACTATAAGGACTATCTTATAAATAACTTCAAGCCTGCCAGCTGTACCATTAAGCTGATCGGTATAAATAAGTTTCTGGATTTTATCGGATTGGATAACCTGAAGGTGAAACTTCCAAAGAAACAAAAAAAGAATGTGCTTGAGGATATGCTGACAGTAGCAGAGTACGAAAGACTGTTGAAGTATGCTGACAAGCTGGGAAAAGAAAAAATGTATTATATCATCATGACACTGGCCAACACCGGGATAAGAATCAGCGAGCTGGAATTTATCACAGTGGAAGCACTCAAAAAGGAAAGCACGAGCATAAAGAATAAAGGAAAGATTCGGGAAATTATCCTTCCAAAGAAATTAATAAAAGACCTTAAGGAATATTGCAAAAAGAATAATATAACTAATGGGCCTGTGTTTATTTCTAAGGCTGGAAACCCTATTGACATAACTTATATTCACAGAGAACTTAAAACTATAAGCGGACAAGCCCGGATAAAAAAATCTAAGGTTCACGCTCATGCATTCCGGCACCTGTTTGCTATCCAATACATGAAAAGAAATAACAACGCCTTATCATTGGCGGATATTCTCGGTCATTCATCACTGGAAACTACAAGAATATATACACAGCAAACTAAAGAGCAACACCAAAAATCTATTGATAATTTATTTTAGGAGGAATTTATGGCAAGAATAAGATTTGAAGATGATGAAAAAAAGATTCACACGATTGACACTGAAGACAGTCCTTACTTAGAAGAGCAGACTATTATCGGAGAAAACAATGACTACCTTGTTTTTTCGGTTTATTTTAAAGATGGAACGGAAATTAATGTTTCTGAAGAAGTATTCTACAAGTTGCAAAGCGCTGGACTGAAAATAAATAAAGATTCAAGAGTATGGTTTGACGCTTTTGACAAGCATAGCTATCTTATAAATTCTGATGAAAAATATACTTTAAGAGAAGACACTATCATTTCAAATGGAAGAAATTACACTAAATTTTATATTTACACGGAAAGTACATTTCAAGAAGTCGAAATATCTGAAAGGGTTTTCATTTGCTTAAGAAATAAAAAAATACCTGTGGAACATAATTAATATACCTCCTCAAATTTGAGGGAATCTACCGATAGATTTCAAATCTTGCAGTATGAAATCCTGAGTGACATTGAGGTACTCAGAAAATTTAAGTGACTAGATTCAATCTAGGGAGGTCTTCATAATGACGAACGGGCTAGATTTAATCTAGGTCGTCAAATCGGCTCATTTTTGAGCCGGTCGTTCTCTGCGACCCCCTAAGTCAAACTTAGTCACCTCGTGAAACACGAGGGAATTGAAAACAAAGGGATTGGAACCGGTACATTTGAAATGTAACAGTCTGTTCTTTAGCCTATGTCGCAAATCACGACAGAGGGGAGCTAAAAGCTGGGTGCACGTTTCGCTCAGTCAGCTATATCCAAAATTGGACTTATTTAACAAGCTCAACTTTGAGCCGATTTATCCAAAATTAGGTAAACCCAAAAATGGGTTAACCACAATTTAAATGTTTACATTTTCCCCTAATTGCTTTATTATATTGATAACCAAATCAAAATTACGACTGTTTTCAAATAGTCAGTTAATATACTCTTGGAAAGAATTAGGAGAGATAAAGAGATGACTAAAAAAGTAACGGCCAAAAGTGCCAAACTATTTACCGAAGGAAGAAAAGAAAAAATAATTTTAAAACCAGAAGATTTTGAAAAAGAAATCAAAGGTAGAAAAAAGAAACCCAAAACATATATAAATATGTGGAATGATACATTAAAAGCTTTCATTGATATTGATCTTGATATAAGGCTTATGTGTGATTTTATATTGATGACAGAAAAATATATAAATATTTTTCCTAATGTCTCCTTTTTAATAGATACTTTCCTCGCACAAATATTTACTATGGAAAAAATGGTGGTTTACGAAGATCATTCTAAAGGAAGTTACGAAGAAAGAGAATATGAAAAAGCTAATCATAAATTCACTGATCTTGTTGATAAATATATGAATTATTTATATGAATTAACAGGTATTTCGAATAAAATTTTTTATTCTATTGAAGATTTTAAAGCGGACGAAGTCGTCAGTTTAATGATGCCGTATGTAACAGCATATTCACATGCTAATACATTCAAAGAAATTATTATGTTTATTCATAATTTTAATGCCAGATATATTTTTTATGAAGATGCAACAGGTGATTACGGAGATACATTTAAACACTATATTTTAGAACCAGAAGAAGATAAAAGCCGAATAAAAAAATACGCAACCAAAGAAATACAAAACATTATTTCTTATCAAAAAAAAGATTTTAACAATCTGAATAAGTTATTTTTAGATAACGTTAGGAGGGCCTTTAGTGAAAGCTATTAAAAACCTATTACCTGAAGAAGATAAAAAAATAAAAAAAATAAATACAAGTAACAAAATAGTTAAACATAAAAAAACGAATACTTTGAAAGAAGAGTATCGCACCTTGATGAGTAATATATTAGTCAATGAAAGCTCGTATAATTTGAAATTATTATCTACTTTTAATCCTGAAAAAGATGAAGAATTCGAAGTCGAAAGCAACAATATAAATCTTAAAATAAAAACCTCGGATCTTTTAGGAGAACAAAGAATCTCAAGATTTAACGATACCCAGTTAAAAATATGGGATTATATTCTAACCAAAGCTAATTTTTCTCTAAAAACTACAGAAATAAAAAGTCAATTGACTATTAATTTAGCTGAATTATGTGATTTTTTAGGGTTAACTTTTCAGACACGTAATATAGAAAAATTAATAAATGACTTAAATTTAATGTCAACAGTCAAACTAAAATTTAAATATAAAGGTGTTGACGCAATCGGGAATCTTTTCACTAATAGTGCCATAACTAAAAAAAGCGAAGTAATAATATCGTTAGGTTCTTGGATTGAAACTATTAAACAATATAAAGAGCTTCAAAGTTACATGCTTGTTAATTCTAAAACTTATACTAACTCTAAAACCAAAAGTGGAAGTGATCCGCACTATATTGTAAGCAGAAAAATACATGAAATTTATAAAAATAATTTCAACAAACATAAAAAAATCATTGCCGAAAAAGGACAATATGAAATAGTAATAAGTGCAGAAACTTTTATTAAATGCTTATGTTGGCCACTTTCTTCATTAAAAAAAGATACTAAAAAATTCCGGAATAAATTAATAGATATATTTAAAAAATTAGAACTTGAACAGCAAATTAATTTTGATATTATAGATTGTAATGTG
This genomic window from Sebaldella termitidis ATCC 33386 contains:
- a CDS encoding helix-turn-helix domain-containing protein, which codes for MKLTIKEYMEKYGVKSKQTVYNKIKSGEIKKIKEGTRIFILVKDNKQNIDQETNSDIQELLKGIKQDKEQSEAYIKELKGQIKDLKADKDNLNERLREANILNLNNVEAIKSLTKTLELKNETAKELTQSKRSWISKLFKSNNDETED
- a CDS encoding tyrosine-type recombinase/integrase; translated protein: MTELQEFKQELIHNELSQATISRYMTDLNQFIDKTGISSKEDINKAKLLDYKDYLINNFKPASCTIKLIGINKFLDFIGLDNLKVKLPKKQKKNVLEDMLTVAEYERLLKYADKLGKEKMYYIIMTLANTGIRISELEFITVEALKKESTSIKNKGKIREIILPKKLIKDLKEYCKKNNITNGPVFISKAGNPIDITYIHRELKTISGQARIKKSKVHAHAFRHLFAIQYMKRNNNALSLADILGHSSLETTRIYTQQTKEQHQKSIDNLF